From a region of the Paenibacillus sp. FSL R10-2734 genome:
- the purK gene encoding 5-(carboxyamino)imidazole ribonucleotide synthase: protein MASPAAVEASGADTVRTLLPGATVGVLGGGQLGRMMALAGSAMGYRFVALDPAPDAPSGQVTPQITAAYNDRDAARELARRADVITYEFENVDAGVAALLTEESYVPQGSALLYTTQHRLREKAAIEAAGVPVAPYRKVDSLAELKVAAAELGLPCVLKTTTGGYDGKGQAVIRQEEELEEAFRQVAPGAVVPELVLEKFVAFKCEISVVAARSASGEVKSFPPSENIHVNNILHLSIVPASVSEEIQQRACELAETLIAGLHAVGLLAVEMFVTEDGELFVNELAPRPHNSGHYTMDACATSQFEQHVRAICNLPLGDTTLLTPVVMVNVLGQHLDGAIKATCTRDEKDNKLGVVPKLHIYGKTESKIGRKMGHVNLLCKDTGDGLSWVEQSKLWRN, encoded by the coding sequence ATAGCTTCGCCAGCCGCTGTTGAGGCGTCTGGCGCGGACACCGTCCGGACGCTACTGCCCGGCGCGACCGTCGGTGTGCTCGGCGGCGGGCAGCTCGGGCGCATGATGGCGCTGGCTGGCAGCGCCATGGGGTATCGCTTTGTGGCGCTGGACCCTGCGCCGGATGCGCCTAGCGGTCAAGTTACGCCGCAGATTACAGCGGCGTATAACGACCGGGACGCGGCGCGGGAGCTAGCCCGCCGCGCGGACGTCATCACGTACGAGTTTGAGAACGTCGACGCGGGCGTTGCCGCGCTGCTGACGGAGGAATCGTACGTGCCGCAGGGCAGCGCGCTGCTGTATACGACGCAGCATCGGCTGCGCGAAAAAGCCGCCATCGAGGCGGCGGGCGTACCCGTCGCCCCGTACCGGAAGGTGGATAGCCTTGCGGAGCTGAAAGTGGCGGCGGCTGAACTTGGACTTCCCTGTGTGCTAAAGACAACCACAGGAGGTTATGACGGCAAGGGCCAAGCCGTCATCCGGCAGGAGGAAGAGCTAGAGGAAGCCTTCCGACAAGTAGCACCCGGAGCAGTTGTGCCGGAGCTGGTGCTTGAGAAGTTTGTAGCTTTTAAGTGTGAAATATCCGTCGTTGCAGCTCGCAGTGCATCTGGAGAGGTTAAGAGCTTCCCGCCGTCGGAGAATATTCATGTGAATAATATTTTGCATCTATCCATTGTGCCTGCAAGCGTGTCAGAGGAGATTCAGCAGCGAGCATGTGAGCTGGCAGAGACATTAATCGCTGGACTTCATGCAGTTGGACTGCTGGCAGTAGAAATGTTCGTCACAGAGGACGGAGAATTGTTCGTCAATGAGCTGGCTCCAAGGCCGCATAACTCTGGACACTACACCATGGACGCTTGCGCGACTTCGCAGTTTGAGCAGCATGTCCGGGCGATCTGCAATCTGCCGCTGGGGGATACAACGCTTTTGACACCTGTAGTTATGGTAAATGTACTAGGCCAGCATTTGGACGGAGCCATTAAAGCGACCTGTACACGAGACGAAAAAGATAATAAGCTGGGAGTTGTACCTAAGCTTCATATATATGGCAAGACTGAGAGTAAGATCGGCCGCAAGATGGGCCATGTCAATCTGCTCTGCAAGGACACCGGAGACGGCTTGTCCTGGGTGGAGCAATCTAAACTTTGGAGGAACTAA
- the purE gene encoding 5-(carboxyamino)imidazole ribonucleotide mutase yields the protein MSVQVAVIMGSKSDWDTMEHACAVLEELGLSYEKKVVSAHRTPDLMFSYAEEAAGRGIRVIIAGAGGAAHLPGMVAAKTILPVIGVPVQSKALNGLDSLLSIVQMPGGIPVATVAIGKAGAINAGLLAAQIIGAFDPEVQQRAQLRRDAIRDEVLESSDSL from the coding sequence ATGTCTGTGCAGGTAGCTGTCATCATGGGCAGTAAATCGGATTGGGATACGATGGAGCACGCTTGTGCGGTGCTTGAAGAGCTGGGATTATCTTACGAGAAGAAGGTAGTATCCGCGCACCGGACGCCGGACTTGATGTTCAGCTATGCGGAGGAAGCAGCGGGCCGCGGCATTCGCGTCATTATTGCGGGAGCGGGTGGAGCTGCGCATTTGCCGGGAATGGTGGCAGCAAAGACGATCCTACCTGTGATTGGAGTACCAGTGCAGTCGAAGGCGTTAAATGGCCTTGATTCGCTTCTCTCCATCGTACAGATGCCAGGAGGCATTCCAGTGGCAACGGTAGCGATTGGTAAAGCAGGAGCCATTAATGCAGGCCTGCTGGCTGCACAGATCATCGGAGCGTTCGATCCAGAAGTGCAGCAGCGCGCGCAGCTGCGGCGGGATGCGATCCGCGATGAAGTCCTTGAAAGCAGCGACAGCTTATGA
- a CDS encoding universal stress protein, protein MLFSKILLAFDGSKASNQALERAIELAKVTPGSILHVVHAFEFPRFYIGEALAPLPASLNKEYYDLALQTTEEVKGRLEAEGLNAEVELLQGSPAEVILKYAKEHAVDVIVIGSRGLGGIREFVLGSVSHNVVQSARIPVLVVK, encoded by the coding sequence ATGTTATTCTCTAAAATTTTACTCGCCTTTGATGGATCTAAGGCATCCAATCAGGCTTTGGAACGTGCAATTGAACTTGCAAAAGTTACTCCAGGATCTATCCTGCATGTCGTACACGCATTTGAATTCCCAAGATTTTATATCGGAGAAGCTCTTGCACCACTACCAGCTTCACTAAATAAAGAATATTATGATTTGGCATTGCAAACTACTGAAGAAGTGAAGGGGCGCCTTGAAGCTGAAGGCTTGAACGCTGAGGTTGAGCTTTTACAAGGATCGCCTGCTGAAGTGATTTTGAAATATGCTAAGGAACATGCGGTGGATGTTATTGTAATTGGAAGCCGCGGACTTGGCGGAATACGTGAATTTGTTCTGGGTAGCGTAAGCCATAATGTAGTACAAAGTGCTCGTATCCCAGTATTGGTTGTAAAATAA
- a CDS encoding DUF1294 domain-containing protein, whose amino-acid sequence MVKVIMLWFVVINIIGYVVMSEDKNKARKRRERVPEKTLFLLAAMGGALGVLIAMYRKRHKTRHTSFRIGIPLLLLLNIFLYSYFLR is encoded by the coding sequence ATGGTCAAGGTTATAATGTTGTGGTTTGTGGTAATTAATATTATCGGGTATGTAGTCATGTCCGAAGATAAGAACAAAGCCCGTAAAAGGCGGGAACGTGTACCTGAGAAGACACTTTTTCTGCTAGCGGCTATGGGCGGGGCACTAGGAGTACTGATTGCCATGTACCGTAAGCGCCACAAGACGCGACATACGTCCTTCAGGATCGGAATTCCGCTGCTGCTTCTGTTGAATATCTTTTTGTACAGCTATTTTTTAAGGTGA
- a CDS encoding MFS transporter has translation MAAEQQADQLKAVNRTQGQGGSKFFFLVIVFMFWFSSYIYVPVLSPYVEHLGASYFMVGMVLGVYGLMQILFRLPIGIGSDYLNRRRPFIYLGLIASGASCFLFMWGVQPGWALAARAVSGIAASAWVVYTVMFAGYFPKEEAGKAMGMLQFTTVIAQLTSMMISGYMVEHWGWNAPFLIGGIVAIAALLLALRLPEQKQEKRQSAIQIKDLAGVMKEPLLVRVSVLSVLAHCVLFITMFGYTPNQALNIGASKESLGWLTLAFMVPHAVATLYGSRTFGKLLGDRGTLLLGFLGSALFTLLIPAMPTLTALCLTQVGNGFMQGLIFPLLLGKSVSEIDPYKRATAMGFYQAVYAVGMSAGPFVAGWMSAVYGLTGGFWLGGIAAVLAAVLSWVWMKDTKNQ, from the coding sequence GTGGCAGCTGAACAGCAAGCGGATCAGTTGAAAGCGGTAAATAGAACACAGGGGCAGGGAGGCAGTAAGTTTTTCTTTCTCGTTATTGTATTTATGTTCTGGTTCTCTTCTTATATTTATGTTCCGGTGCTTTCACCATATGTAGAGCATCTGGGGGCATCGTATTTTATGGTAGGTATGGTGCTTGGCGTATATGGGTTAATGCAGATTCTATTCCGTTTGCCGATTGGGATCGGTTCGGATTATTTGAATCGGCGGAGGCCGTTTATCTATCTGGGACTGATTGCGAGCGGAGCCAGCTGCTTTCTTTTTATGTGGGGAGTACAACCTGGGTGGGCATTAGCAGCACGTGCGGTATCCGGTATAGCGGCTTCGGCATGGGTTGTGTACACCGTAATGTTCGCGGGATATTTCCCGAAAGAGGAAGCTGGAAAAGCAATGGGCATGCTGCAATTCACTACAGTTATTGCCCAATTGACGAGCATGATGATCAGCGGTTATATGGTGGAGCATTGGGGTTGGAACGCCCCGTTCCTAATTGGCGGAATTGTAGCTATTGCGGCGTTATTGCTTGCTTTGCGATTGCCTGAACAAAAACAGGAGAAACGTCAAAGCGCGATACAGATCAAGGATCTGGCCGGCGTTATGAAGGAGCCGCTTTTGGTAAGAGTTTCAGTGCTGTCTGTGTTGGCACATTGTGTACTATTCATAACGATGTTTGGATATACTCCGAACCAAGCCCTTAACATCGGAGCAAGCAAAGAAAGCCTGGGCTGGCTGACGCTCGCTTTTATGGTTCCGCATGCTGTAGCGACTCTCTACGGCTCGAGGACATTCGGCAAGCTGCTGGGAGACAGGGGAACGCTTCTTCTTGGCTTTTTAGGTAGTGCACTGTTTACATTACTTATTCCTGCAATGCCGACGCTAACGGCGCTCTGTCTGACTCAGGTAGGAAACGGCTTTATGCAGGGACTTATTTTTCCATTGCTGCTAGGGAAGTCGGTGTCAGAAATAGATCCTTATAAACGCGCAACAGCTATGGGCTTTTATCAGGCTGTCTATGCGGTAGGTATGTCGGCGGGACCGTTCGTGGCAGGTTGGATGAGCGCTGTGTATGGTTTGACTGGAGGCTTCTGGCTGGGCGGGATTGCGGCGGTGCTAGCTGCAGTGTTGTCCTGGGTATGGATGAAGGATACGAAGAATCAATGA
- a CDS encoding DNA topoisomerase 3 translates to MKTLVLAEKPSVAREIARVMGCNNKQKSYIEGPKYVVTWALGHLVGLAEPEDYNKKFATWALEDLPILPEKSKLKVLRETSQQYKAVQHLMKRQDIEELIVATDAAREGELLARWIMNMAGWKKPFRRLWISSQTDKAIKEGFAKLRPGREFDRLYESARCRAEADWMIGLNVTRALTCKFGSPLSAGRVQTPSLGMIMDREQEITGFRSVDFETLTADFGDFQAAWRASNGDGRIFEKDKTASLKDKLTGRSGRIVKVQKSEKSEPHPLAYDLTELQRDANRKFGFSAKQTSSVLQRLYEQHKLVTYPRTDSRYLTSDMTGTLKERLDSVAVGPYAALARPLLRKQLPITKRIVDDSKVSDHHAIIPTEQTVLLNGLSAEERKLYDLIVRRFISLFYPPARYDAVAVMVNVEGESFHVKGTTVKDAGWREVYGGDMSSDDEEDNSDEPAAGSVKLPELREGAAVTISRCMVRAGRTQPPKRYNEASLLTQMEKHGLGTPATRADIIEKLVSSDTIERQGNLLHPTGKGKQLIELVSTQLRTPDLTARWEAELEKIARGQGKPELFLQGIRSMAQELVTGVKTSGAEYKPHNVSNSNCPECGTRLLEKKSKRGKLLVCPADNCGYTRAGEKRLSNRRCPQCHKKMELKEGKAGMFVQCLGCGITETLDKDHKHVNKREQQKLVQQYSKQESIGSNLGELLKAALEGQKKDK, encoded by the coding sequence ATGAAGACACTAGTATTGGCGGAGAAGCCGTCTGTTGCACGTGAGATTGCACGAGTTATGGGATGTAATAATAAACAGAAGAGTTATATTGAAGGTCCAAAATATGTGGTTACCTGGGCGCTGGGACATTTGGTCGGCCTGGCAGAGCCCGAGGATTATAATAAAAAGTTTGCAACTTGGGCCTTGGAGGATTTGCCGATTTTACCGGAAAAGAGCAAGCTGAAGGTGCTTCGGGAGACAAGCCAGCAATACAAAGCTGTGCAGCATCTAATGAAGCGTCAGGACATTGAGGAGCTTATTGTTGCTACAGATGCTGCCCGTGAAGGGGAGCTACTGGCACGGTGGATTATGAATATGGCAGGATGGAAAAAACCGTTCCGGCGGTTATGGATATCCTCTCAGACGGATAAAGCGATAAAAGAAGGATTTGCAAAGCTTCGCCCAGGCCGCGAATTTGATCGTTTGTATGAATCTGCACGTTGCCGCGCAGAGGCAGACTGGATGATTGGACTGAACGTCACGAGAGCTTTGACCTGTAAGTTCGGTTCGCCCCTCTCAGCTGGACGGGTTCAAACGCCGTCACTAGGGATGATCATGGATCGCGAACAGGAGATCACGGGTTTCCGTTCTGTTGATTTTGAGACGTTGACTGCAGATTTCGGAGATTTCCAAGCAGCTTGGCGGGCTAGTAACGGAGATGGACGGATATTCGAAAAAGATAAGACGGCAAGTCTAAAGGATAAGCTTACTGGACGTAGCGGACGCATTGTTAAGGTGCAAAAGAGTGAAAAGAGTGAACCTCATCCACTCGCTTATGATCTGACGGAACTTCAGCGTGATGCGAACCGGAAGTTTGGCTTCTCTGCGAAGCAGACCTCCAGTGTGCTTCAGCGGCTGTATGAGCAGCATAAGCTCGTCACTTATCCGCGTACGGACAGCCGTTACTTAACTTCAGATATGACTGGAACACTCAAGGAAAGACTGGATAGTGTAGCGGTCGGTCCATATGCAGCGTTGGCACGTCCACTGCTGCGCAAACAGCTGCCGATTACGAAGCGTATTGTGGATGATAGTAAAGTAAGTGATCACCATGCCATTATTCCAACTGAGCAGACGGTACTGCTAAATGGGCTGAGTGCTGAGGAACGTAAGCTCTATGATCTAATTGTGCGGCGTTTTATAAGCTTGTTCTACCCACCAGCTCGTTATGATGCGGTAGCCGTGATGGTCAACGTGGAGGGTGAGAGCTTCCATGTAAAAGGAACCACGGTAAAAGATGCAGGCTGGCGTGAAGTGTACGGCGGAGATATGAGTAGTGATGATGAAGAGGATAATTCGGATGAGCCTGCGGCAGGGAGTGTTAAGCTGCCCGAGTTACGTGAAGGAGCAGCTGTAACTATTAGCCGCTGTATGGTGCGTGCTGGACGAACACAGCCACCGAAGCGTTATAATGAGGCTTCGCTTTTGACGCAAATGGAGAAGCATGGACTGGGGACCCCGGCAACGCGTGCGGATATTATCGAGAAGCTGGTGAGCTCCGATACGATTGAGCGGCAGGGAAATCTACTGCACCCGACTGGAAAAGGCAAGCAGCTCATCGAGTTGGTATCTACTCAGCTACGGACACCGGATCTAACCGCGCGCTGGGAAGCTGAGCTGGAGAAAATAGCGCGTGGTCAAGGTAAGCCGGAGCTCTTTTTACAAGGCATCCGTAGTATGGCACAGGAACTGGTGACAGGTGTCAAAACTAGTGGAGCAGAATACAAACCGCATAATGTTTCTAACAGTAATTGTCCGGAATGCGGTACAAGACTACTTGAGAAAAAGAGCAAACGGGGCAAGCTGCTTGTGTGTCCTGCAGATAACTGCGGCTATACCCGTGCCGGAGAGAAAAGACTATCGAATCGTCGCTGCCCGCAGTGCCATAAGAAAATGGAGCTTAAAGAGGGTAAAGCAGGCATGTTCGTACAATGTCTAGGCTGTGGAATCACGGAAACCTTGGATAAAGACCACAAGCATGTAAATAAACGTGAACAGCAAAAACTGGTGCAGCAATACAGTAAGCAAGAAAGCATTGGTTCTAACCTTGGGGAGCTACTGAAGGCTGCGCTTGAGGGTCAGAAAAAGGATAAGTAG